One Vallitalea pronyensis genomic region harbors:
- a CDS encoding class I SAM-dependent methyltransferase, protein MEKLLQLIGESISQHKVRQIILSKVRKKDEEAFQKVIIKPVNIKGQVMYQFCYQYPKKVSHINLEGLKAIDACAELVQDYFRQVNIFTTEADYQGMISKKGKVHLQKKPPTCQEIDTAHNRTKHYLLSEDTPYDFLVKLGVMNKEGKVLAQRYDKFKQLNRFLEMVADCMAYLPKDRTLHIIDFGCGKSYLTFALYHYLVKQQGLAVKITGLDLKKDVIQFCNKMARELSYEGLTFIHGDIQDFEGEDKVDMVVTLHACDTATDAALAKAVGWEAKVILSVPCCQHELLTQVHHPIMKPMEKHGIIKEKLSSLITDSVRGNILEIMGYSVQMLEFIDMEHTPKNILIRAFKKDNYSQEAVKTYKAFKDFWSIEPYLEKAMGEALASRL, encoded by the coding sequence AGGCTTTTCAAAAAGTAATTATAAAGCCTGTCAATATAAAGGGACAAGTGATGTACCAGTTTTGTTACCAATATCCCAAAAAAGTATCTCATATCAATCTGGAAGGGCTTAAAGCCATAGATGCTTGTGCAGAACTCGTTCAAGATTACTTTCGACAAGTAAATATCTTTACCACTGAGGCAGATTATCAAGGGATGATTAGTAAGAAAGGGAAGGTGCATCTGCAAAAAAAACCGCCAACGTGTCAAGAAATTGATACAGCTCATAATCGCACGAAGCATTATCTTTTATCTGAGGATACACCTTATGATTTTTTGGTTAAGTTAGGTGTGATGAATAAAGAGGGTAAAGTGTTGGCTCAGCGGTATGACAAATTTAAGCAATTAAATCGCTTCTTAGAAATGGTTGCCGACTGCATGGCTTACCTTCCAAAAGATAGAACACTACATATCATTGACTTTGGGTGTGGTAAATCCTATCTGACATTTGCATTGTATCATTATCTGGTGAAACAACAGGGGTTAGCTGTTAAGATTACAGGACTGGATTTAAAAAAGGATGTGATACAGTTTTGCAATAAGATGGCTAGAGAGCTCAGTTATGAGGGACTTACCTTTATACATGGTGATATTCAGGATTTTGAAGGTGAAGATAAAGTGGATATGGTGGTAACCCTTCATGCCTGTGATACGGCCACAGATGCTGCACTAGCTAAAGCTGTGGGATGGGAAGCCAAGGTTATCTTATCTGTTCCCTGCTGCCAGCATGAATTATTGACACAGGTCCATCATCCTATTATGAAGCCCATGGAGAAACATGGTATTATTAAAGAAAAGTTATCCAGCCTTATTACCGACAGTGTCCGTGGTAATATCTTAGAAATTATGGGGTACAGTGTTCAGATGTTAGAATTTATTGATATGGAACATACACCTAAAAATATTCTTATTCGGGCTTTTAAAAAAGACAATTACAGTCAAGAAGCGGTTAAAACCTACAAAGCATTTAAAGATTTTTGGTCCATAGAACCTTATCTTGAAAAGGCAATGGGTGAAGCATTAGCCAGCAGACTATAA
- a CDS encoding sigma-70 family RNA polymerase sigma factor: MNKINAIEQVTFYNTHKKLSCFIVSNILKGVGSKEDVEECVNDIMLEIIKKYDRYDANKSSIKNYVSILSRSRALNYRKKLQKNKTVLFTDDILVKDTNSDYMRDILEKVIKMLNYSEKQLFKYKYVYEYANADIAKAMKLTEGYTRIKVHRLKKKLIKLLKKHGIEGWEV, from the coding sequence GTGAATAAAATAAATGCCATTGAACAGGTAACATTTTATAATACACATAAAAAATTATCTTGTTTTATCGTCAGTAATATTCTAAAAGGTGTTGGTTCAAAAGAAGATGTGGAGGAGTGTGTTAATGATATTATGCTTGAGATTATAAAAAAATACGATCGCTATGATGCCAATAAAAGCAGCATAAAAAACTATGTCTCTATACTATCCAGGTCTAGGGCATTAAATTATAGAAAAAAATTGCAAAAGAATAAGACCGTATTATTTACAGATGATATATTAGTCAAGGATACCAATAGTGACTACATGCGAGACATCCTTGAAAAGGTTATTAAAATGCTCAATTATAGTGAGAAGCAATTGTTTAAGTATAAATATGTATACGAATATGCTAATGCTGATATTGCTAAAGCCATGAAGTTAACGGAGGGTTATACTAGAATAAAAGTTCATCGATTAAAGAAGAAACTGATTAAACTATTAAAGAAACATGGTATTGAAGGCTGGGAGGTATAA
- a CDS encoding peroxiredoxin — translation MERIVGKKAPDFKMATALGDGTDFGSVALDDYKGKWLVLFFYPLDFTFVCPTEITGYSKKYEDFTKLGADVLAVSIDSQYSHQAWINGTLGQIAFPIASDMTKSVSNDYGVLLEEEGIALRGLFIVDPEGVIRYSVIHDLNVGRSVDETLRVLQALQAGGLCPVDWTPGENML, via the coding sequence ATGGAAAGAATTGTAGGTAAAAAGGCGCCTGACTTTAAAATGGCAACAGCACTAGGTGATGGAACAGATTTTGGAAGCGTGGCATTAGATGACTATAAAGGAAAATGGTTGGTGTTATTTTTCTATCCACTAGATTTTACATTTGTTTGCCCCACAGAAATTACAGGCTACAGCAAGAAGTATGAGGACTTTACAAAGTTGGGCGCAGATGTACTAGCTGTTAGTATCGATAGTCAATATTCACATCAAGCATGGATTAATGGTACACTCGGTCAGATTGCCTTTCCAATAGCATCTGATATGACCAAATCCGTATCCAATGATTATGGTGTATTACTTGAAGAAGAAGGTATAGCACTACGAGGTTTATTTATCGTTGATCCAGAAGGTGTTATTCGTTATTCTGTTATACATGACCTGAATGTAGGACGTTCAGTTGATGAAACATTACGTGTACTGCAAGCGTTACAAGCAGGAGGGTTATGCCCCGTTGATTGGACACCTGGTGAGAACATGTTATAG